Proteins encoded by one window of Primulina huaijiensis isolate GDHJ02 chromosome 1, ASM1229523v2, whole genome shotgun sequence:
- the LOC140979149 gene encoding uncharacterized protein isoform X4: MNTIKGSGVDSGGGVQAIPSGSRRIVQSLKEIVGCSEAEIYAALKDCNMNPNEAVNRLLYLDPFHEVKSKREKKKEGKDISDSKPRSANNSSNRGSKNVLDRFHGRGGLTPNNSFGESSPLHGKSSFKKDNESAPYTSSLSSAHPASGKYESRGSFGFSTSAKNEVPLLGINEGMPSGAQPTSSCQSTWVGVPGRLSMADIVKMGRPPNKASNAANTTQHNVQVPIVAASHQMLHFSEDQMSKTHDSRVSSFQRVPTYDDWPSIETKTIPVTEYGVDFELNQEAPCVPFDIINRQSEADEVKETEDETSENPGSDDVDSLRNCVRRSIKGDNTRGGSEFENDLYEKMSYQPQGHDSEHLQAEGVDSVPSVTRNLQQLSVGMADRGFPLEGDTPSVVIPDHLQVHSADFSHLSFGSFRSGISATFCSGTMKSIPVKTNLGDALGKADVSSLGRPEIPDARNSEYFADDSLRNASDGSFSIRSDLHGQSYDASPASQPEDQKPENAEVAHGLQYSFPASKPSHAFADVQHLNASYNQTSSQMENLTPFSDVMALKSSDLSSSQLGHQNLSGTSVATGPSLPYNLAVHPYSQPTLPLGPYGNMIGYPILPQSYTYMPSAFQQTFLGNSTYHQSLAEMLPQYKNSASFSSLPQSAAIASGYGGFGSTTTIPGNFPVNPPVTSSGTTLSYDDLLNSQFKDNHHLISLQQNENSPIWLHGGNSRTMSTVPANTYHSYQGQNQQLGGFRQGQQSSQSYGTVGHPTFYNSQTGMTLDHKNNSRDSSGSRGQLKQSQIWQSSY, from the exons ATGAATACAATCAAGGGAAGCGGCGTTGACAGTGGAGGCGGAGTCCAGGCGATACCCTCGGGGTCGCGAAGGATAGTGCAGAGTTTGAAGGAGATAGTGGGCTGTTCGGAGGCGGAGATCTATGCAGCACTCAAGGATTGTAATATGAATCCTAATGAAGCTGTCAATCGTCTTCTCTATCttg ATCCTTTTCATGAGGTGAAGAGCAAACGAGAGAAGAAAAAAGAG GGCAAGGATATCAGTGATTCTAAGCCTCGCAGTGCTAATAATTCTTCAAATCGAGGCAGCAAGAATGTTTTAGATCGATTTCATGGCCGTGGTGGTTTAACACCGAATAACTCTTTTGGTG AGTCCTCACCTTTGCATGGAAAGTCATCATTTAAGAAAGATAATGAATCAGCTCCTTACACGAGTTCACTATCGTCAGCACATCCTGCGTCGGGAAAATATGAAAGCAGAGGATCTTTTGGCTTCAG TACTTCTGCCAAAAATGAAGTGCCATTACTGGGCATAAATGAAGGTATGCCATCTGGTGCACAACCAACTTCTAGTTGTCAGTCTACCTGGGTGGGTGTTCCTGGTCGGTTGTCCATGGCTGACATTGTGAAGATGGGTAGACCGCCTAATAAAGCATCAAATGCTGCAAATACAACTCAGCACAATGTTCAGGTTCCTATTGTAGCGGCATCTCATCAAATGTTACATTTTTCTGAGGATCAAATGTCCAAAACCCACGACTCAAGAGTTTCTTCATTCCAACGTGTTCCCACCTATGATGATTGGCCTTCAATTGAGACGAAAACGATCCCTGTCACAGAGTATGGTGTGGATTTTGAGCTGAATCAGGAGGCACCTTGTGTTCCTTTTGACATTATCAATCGACAATCGGAGGCAGATGAGGTTAAGGAAACTGAAGATGAAACCTCCGAAAATCCTGGATCGGATGATGTGGATTCTCTTCGTAACTGTGTTAGGAGGAGTATTAAAGGTGACAATACAAGAGGTGGATCTGAATTTGAGAATGATTTGTACGAAAAGATGAGCTACCAGCCTCAAGGTCATGATTCTGAGCATCTTCAAG CTGAAGGTGTTGATTCAGTCCCATCAGTCACAAGAAACTTGCAACAACTAAGTGTTGGAATGGCTGATAGAGGGTTTCCGTTAGAGGGGGATACTCCTTCTGTGGTTATTCCAGATCATCTGCAGGTTCATTCTGCAGATTTTTCACACTTGAGTTTTGGTAGTTTTAGATCTGGCATTAGTGCTACATTTTGTTCTGGGACAATGAAGTCTATACCTGTAAAAACTAACTTGGGAGATGCACTCGGCAAGGCTGATGTTTCATCACTTGGGCGTCCAGAGATTCCAGACGCTAG AAATTCGGAGTACTTTGCTGATGATTCTCTTAGAAATGCTTCTGATGGTAGTTTTTCAATTAGAAGTGATCTACATGGTCAGAGCTATGATGCTTCTCCTGCTTCACAGCCAGAAGATCAGAAGCCTGAGAATGCTGAGGTGGCTCATGGATTGCAATATTCTTTTCCTGCTTCTAAACCTAGCCATGCCTTTGCTGATGTCCAACACTTAAATGCCTCTTATAATCAGACGAGCTCACAGATGGAAAATCTTACACCCTTTTCAGATGTAATG GCACTGAAGAGTTCTGATCTCTCTTCTTCTCAGCTTGGTCACCAGAACCTTTCTGGAACAAGTGTTGCAACTGGACCTTCTCTACCTTATAACCTTGCGGTGCACCCATATTCTCAACCTACTCTTCCTCTGGGACCCTATGGCAATATGATTGGCTACCCCATCTTGCCTCAGAGCTATACGTACATGCCTTCTGCTTTTCAACAAACTTTTTTGGGTAACAGCACGTACCATCAGTCTCTGGCCGAGATGCTCCCTCAGTATAAAAATAGCGCTTCTTTCAGTAGTTTGCCTCAATCTGCTGCTATTGCTTCTGGATACGGTGGCTTTGGAAGTACCACAACAATTCCTGGAAACTTCCCTGTGAATCCACCTGTTACGTCGTCTGGGACAACTTTGAGCTACGATGATCTTTTGAATTCTCAGTTCAAGGACAACCACCACTTGATCTCGCTTCAGCAG AATGAGAACTCACCAATTTGGCTTCATGGAGGTAATTCGAGAACGATGTCGACTGTCCCAGCCAACACATATCACAGTTATCAAGGCCAAAATCAACAACTTGGTGGATTCAGGCAAGGTCAGCAGTCATCACAGAGTTATGGAACTGTAGGACACCCTACCTTCTACAATTCTCAGACCGGTATGACCCTCGATCATAAGAACAACTCAAGAGACAGCTCTGGCTCTCGAGGACAGCTTAAGCAGTCCCAAATCTGGCAGAGTAGCTACTAA
- the LOC140979149 gene encoding uncharacterized protein isoform X3 — protein sequence MNTIKGSGVDSGGGVQAIPSGSRRIVQSLKEIVGCSEAEIYAALKDCNMNPNEAVNRLLYLDPFHEVKSKREKKKEGKDISDSKPRSANNSSNRGSKNVLDRFHGRGGLTPNNSFGESSPLHGKSSFKKDNESAPYTSSLSSAHPASGKYESRGSFGFSTSAKNEVPLLGINEGMPSGAQPTSSCQSTWVGVPGRLSMADIVKMGRPPNKASNAANTTQHNVQVPIVAASHQMLHFSEDQMSKTHDSRVSSFQRVPTYDDWPSIETKTIPVTEYGVDFELNQEAPCVPFDIINRQSEADEVKETEDETSENPGSDDVDSLRNCVRRSIKGDNTRGGSEFENDLYEKMSYQPQGHDSEHLQAEGVDSVPSVTRNLQQLSVGMADRGFPLEGDTPSVVIPDHLQVHSADFSHLSFGSFRSGISATFCSGTMKSIPVKTNLGDALGKADVSSLGRPEIPDARNSEYFADDSLRNASDGSFSIRSDLHGQSYDASPASQPEDQKPENAEVAHGLQYSFPASKPSHAFADVQHLNASYNQTSSQMENLTPFSDVMHPYTNPLSSSLLAASVHPIRESDIQSSPFSLTQSTSCRYGNSISSIGVSEISMPELGHQNLSGTSVATGPSLPYNLAVHPYSQPTLPLGPYGNMIGYPILPQSYTYMPSAFQQTFLGNSTYHQSLAEMLPQYKNSASFSSLPQSAAIASGYGGFGSTTTIPGNFPVNPPVTSSGTTLSYDDLLNSQFKDNHHLISLQQNENSPIWLHGGNSRTMSTVPANTYHSYQGQNQQLGGFRQGQQSSQSYGTVGHPTFYNSQTGMTLDHKNNSRDSSGSRGQLKQSQIWQSSY from the exons ATGAATACAATCAAGGGAAGCGGCGTTGACAGTGGAGGCGGAGTCCAGGCGATACCCTCGGGGTCGCGAAGGATAGTGCAGAGTTTGAAGGAGATAGTGGGCTGTTCGGAGGCGGAGATCTATGCAGCACTCAAGGATTGTAATATGAATCCTAATGAAGCTGTCAATCGTCTTCTCTATCttg ATCCTTTTCATGAGGTGAAGAGCAAACGAGAGAAGAAAAAAGAG GGCAAGGATATCAGTGATTCTAAGCCTCGCAGTGCTAATAATTCTTCAAATCGAGGCAGCAAGAATGTTTTAGATCGATTTCATGGCCGTGGTGGTTTAACACCGAATAACTCTTTTGGTG AGTCCTCACCTTTGCATGGAAAGTCATCATTTAAGAAAGATAATGAATCAGCTCCTTACACGAGTTCACTATCGTCAGCACATCCTGCGTCGGGAAAATATGAAAGCAGAGGATCTTTTGGCTTCAG TACTTCTGCCAAAAATGAAGTGCCATTACTGGGCATAAATGAAGGTATGCCATCTGGTGCACAACCAACTTCTAGTTGTCAGTCTACCTGGGTGGGTGTTCCTGGTCGGTTGTCCATGGCTGACATTGTGAAGATGGGTAGACCGCCTAATAAAGCATCAAATGCTGCAAATACAACTCAGCACAATGTTCAGGTTCCTATTGTAGCGGCATCTCATCAAATGTTACATTTTTCTGAGGATCAAATGTCCAAAACCCACGACTCAAGAGTTTCTTCATTCCAACGTGTTCCCACCTATGATGATTGGCCTTCAATTGAGACGAAAACGATCCCTGTCACAGAGTATGGTGTGGATTTTGAGCTGAATCAGGAGGCACCTTGTGTTCCTTTTGACATTATCAATCGACAATCGGAGGCAGATGAGGTTAAGGAAACTGAAGATGAAACCTCCGAAAATCCTGGATCGGATGATGTGGATTCTCTTCGTAACTGTGTTAGGAGGAGTATTAAAGGTGACAATACAAGAGGTGGATCTGAATTTGAGAATGATTTGTACGAAAAGATGAGCTACCAGCCTCAAGGTCATGATTCTGAGCATCTTCAAG CTGAAGGTGTTGATTCAGTCCCATCAGTCACAAGAAACTTGCAACAACTAAGTGTTGGAATGGCTGATAGAGGGTTTCCGTTAGAGGGGGATACTCCTTCTGTGGTTATTCCAGATCATCTGCAGGTTCATTCTGCAGATTTTTCACACTTGAGTTTTGGTAGTTTTAGATCTGGCATTAGTGCTACATTTTGTTCTGGGACAATGAAGTCTATACCTGTAAAAACTAACTTGGGAGATGCACTCGGCAAGGCTGATGTTTCATCACTTGGGCGTCCAGAGATTCCAGACGCTAG AAATTCGGAGTACTTTGCTGATGATTCTCTTAGAAATGCTTCTGATGGTAGTTTTTCAATTAGAAGTGATCTACATGGTCAGAGCTATGATGCTTCTCCTGCTTCACAGCCAGAAGATCAGAAGCCTGAGAATGCTGAGGTGGCTCATGGATTGCAATATTCTTTTCCTGCTTCTAAACCTAGCCATGCCTTTGCTGATGTCCAACACTTAAATGCCTCTTATAATCAGACGAGCTCACAGATGGAAAATCTTACACCCTTTTCAGATGTAATG CATCCATACACAAATCCGTTGTCAAGCTCTCTGCTGGCTGCTAGTGTTCACCCCATTAGAGAATCTGATATTCAGTCCTCGCCGTTTTCTCTGACACAATCAACATCTTGTAGATACGGGAACTCTATCTCTTCCATCGGTGTTTCAGAAATTTCTATGCCCGAG CTTGGTCACCAGAACCTTTCTGGAACAAGTGTTGCAACTGGACCTTCTCTACCTTATAACCTTGCGGTGCACCCATATTCTCAACCTACTCTTCCTCTGGGACCCTATGGCAATATGATTGGCTACCCCATCTTGCCTCAGAGCTATACGTACATGCCTTCTGCTTTTCAACAAACTTTTTTGGGTAACAGCACGTACCATCAGTCTCTGGCCGAGATGCTCCCTCAGTATAAAAATAGCGCTTCTTTCAGTAGTTTGCCTCAATCTGCTGCTATTGCTTCTGGATACGGTGGCTTTGGAAGTACCACAACAATTCCTGGAAACTTCCCTGTGAATCCACCTGTTACGTCGTCTGGGACAACTTTGAGCTACGATGATCTTTTGAATTCTCAGTTCAAGGACAACCACCACTTGATCTCGCTTCAGCAG AATGAGAACTCACCAATTTGGCTTCATGGAGGTAATTCGAGAACGATGTCGACTGTCCCAGCCAACACATATCACAGTTATCAAGGCCAAAATCAACAACTTGGTGGATTCAGGCAAGGTCAGCAGTCATCACAGAGTTATGGAACTGTAGGACACCCTACCTTCTACAATTCTCAGACCGGTATGACCCTCGATCATAAGAACAACTCAAGAGACAGCTCTGGCTCTCGAGGACAGCTTAAGCAGTCCCAAATCTGGCAGAGTAGCTACTAA
- the LOC140979149 gene encoding uncharacterized protein isoform X1, with translation MNTIKGSGVDSGGGVQAIPSGSRRIVQSLKEIVGCSEAEIYAALKDCNMNPNEAVNRLLYLDPFHEVKSKREKKKEGKDISDSKPRSANNSSNRGSKNVLDRFHGRGGLTPNNSFGESSPLHGKSSFKKDNESAPYTSSLSSAHPASGKYESRGSFGFSTSAKNEVPLLGINEGMPSGAQPTSSCQSTWVGVPGRLSMADIVKMGRPPNKASNAANTTQHNVQVPIVAASHQMLHFSEDQMSKTHDSRVSSFQRVPTYDDWPSIETKTIPVTEYGVDFELNQEAPCVPFDIINRQSEADEVKETEDETSENPGSDDVDSLRNCVRRSIKGDNTRGGSEFENDLYEKMSYQPQGHDSEHLQAEGVDSVPSVTRNLQQLSVGMADRGFPLEGDTPSVVIPDHLQVHSADFSHLSFGSFRSGISATFCSGTMKSIPVKTNLGDALGKADVSSLGRPEIPDARNSEYFADDSLRNASDGSFSIRSDLHGQSYDASPASQPEDQKPENAEVAHGLQYSFPASKPSHAFADVQHLNASYNQTSSQMENLTPFSDVMHPYTNPLSSSLLAASVHPIRESDIQSSPFSLTQSTSCRYGNSISSIGVSEISMPEALKSSDLSSSQLGHQNLSGTSVATGPSLPYNLAVHPYSQPTLPLGPYGNMIGYPILPQSYTYMPSAFQQTFLGNSTYHQSLAEMLPQYKNSASFSSLPQSAAIASGYGGFGSTTTIPGNFPVNPPVTSSGTTLSYDDLLNSQFKDNHHLISLQQNENSPIWLHGGNSRTMSTVPANTYHSYQGQNQQLGGFRQGQQSSQSYGTVGHPTFYNSQTGMTLDHKNNSRDSSGSRGQLKQSQIWQSSY, from the exons ATGAATACAATCAAGGGAAGCGGCGTTGACAGTGGAGGCGGAGTCCAGGCGATACCCTCGGGGTCGCGAAGGATAGTGCAGAGTTTGAAGGAGATAGTGGGCTGTTCGGAGGCGGAGATCTATGCAGCACTCAAGGATTGTAATATGAATCCTAATGAAGCTGTCAATCGTCTTCTCTATCttg ATCCTTTTCATGAGGTGAAGAGCAAACGAGAGAAGAAAAAAGAG GGCAAGGATATCAGTGATTCTAAGCCTCGCAGTGCTAATAATTCTTCAAATCGAGGCAGCAAGAATGTTTTAGATCGATTTCATGGCCGTGGTGGTTTAACACCGAATAACTCTTTTGGTG AGTCCTCACCTTTGCATGGAAAGTCATCATTTAAGAAAGATAATGAATCAGCTCCTTACACGAGTTCACTATCGTCAGCACATCCTGCGTCGGGAAAATATGAAAGCAGAGGATCTTTTGGCTTCAG TACTTCTGCCAAAAATGAAGTGCCATTACTGGGCATAAATGAAGGTATGCCATCTGGTGCACAACCAACTTCTAGTTGTCAGTCTACCTGGGTGGGTGTTCCTGGTCGGTTGTCCATGGCTGACATTGTGAAGATGGGTAGACCGCCTAATAAAGCATCAAATGCTGCAAATACAACTCAGCACAATGTTCAGGTTCCTATTGTAGCGGCATCTCATCAAATGTTACATTTTTCTGAGGATCAAATGTCCAAAACCCACGACTCAAGAGTTTCTTCATTCCAACGTGTTCCCACCTATGATGATTGGCCTTCAATTGAGACGAAAACGATCCCTGTCACAGAGTATGGTGTGGATTTTGAGCTGAATCAGGAGGCACCTTGTGTTCCTTTTGACATTATCAATCGACAATCGGAGGCAGATGAGGTTAAGGAAACTGAAGATGAAACCTCCGAAAATCCTGGATCGGATGATGTGGATTCTCTTCGTAACTGTGTTAGGAGGAGTATTAAAGGTGACAATACAAGAGGTGGATCTGAATTTGAGAATGATTTGTACGAAAAGATGAGCTACCAGCCTCAAGGTCATGATTCTGAGCATCTTCAAG CTGAAGGTGTTGATTCAGTCCCATCAGTCACAAGAAACTTGCAACAACTAAGTGTTGGAATGGCTGATAGAGGGTTTCCGTTAGAGGGGGATACTCCTTCTGTGGTTATTCCAGATCATCTGCAGGTTCATTCTGCAGATTTTTCACACTTGAGTTTTGGTAGTTTTAGATCTGGCATTAGTGCTACATTTTGTTCTGGGACAATGAAGTCTATACCTGTAAAAACTAACTTGGGAGATGCACTCGGCAAGGCTGATGTTTCATCACTTGGGCGTCCAGAGATTCCAGACGCTAG AAATTCGGAGTACTTTGCTGATGATTCTCTTAGAAATGCTTCTGATGGTAGTTTTTCAATTAGAAGTGATCTACATGGTCAGAGCTATGATGCTTCTCCTGCTTCACAGCCAGAAGATCAGAAGCCTGAGAATGCTGAGGTGGCTCATGGATTGCAATATTCTTTTCCTGCTTCTAAACCTAGCCATGCCTTTGCTGATGTCCAACACTTAAATGCCTCTTATAATCAGACGAGCTCACAGATGGAAAATCTTACACCCTTTTCAGATGTAATG CATCCATACACAAATCCGTTGTCAAGCTCTCTGCTGGCTGCTAGTGTTCACCCCATTAGAGAATCTGATATTCAGTCCTCGCCGTTTTCTCTGACACAATCAACATCTTGTAGATACGGGAACTCTATCTCTTCCATCGGTGTTTCAGAAATTTCTATGCCCGAG GCACTGAAGAGTTCTGATCTCTCTTCTTCTCAGCTTGGTCACCAGAACCTTTCTGGAACAAGTGTTGCAACTGGACCTTCTCTACCTTATAACCTTGCGGTGCACCCATATTCTCAACCTACTCTTCCTCTGGGACCCTATGGCAATATGATTGGCTACCCCATCTTGCCTCAGAGCTATACGTACATGCCTTCTGCTTTTCAACAAACTTTTTTGGGTAACAGCACGTACCATCAGTCTCTGGCCGAGATGCTCCCTCAGTATAAAAATAGCGCTTCTTTCAGTAGTTTGCCTCAATCTGCTGCTATTGCTTCTGGATACGGTGGCTTTGGAAGTACCACAACAATTCCTGGAAACTTCCCTGTGAATCCACCTGTTACGTCGTCTGGGACAACTTTGAGCTACGATGATCTTTTGAATTCTCAGTTCAAGGACAACCACCACTTGATCTCGCTTCAGCAG AATGAGAACTCACCAATTTGGCTTCATGGAGGTAATTCGAGAACGATGTCGACTGTCCCAGCCAACACATATCACAGTTATCAAGGCCAAAATCAACAACTTGGTGGATTCAGGCAAGGTCAGCAGTCATCACAGAGTTATGGAACTGTAGGACACCCTACCTTCTACAATTCTCAGACCGGTATGACCCTCGATCATAAGAACAACTCAAGAGACAGCTCTGGCTCTCGAGGACAGCTTAAGCAGTCCCAAATCTGGCAGAGTAGCTACTAA
- the LOC140979149 gene encoding uncharacterized protein isoform X2 has translation MNTIKGSGVDSGGGVQAIPSGSRRIVQSLKEIVGCSEAEIYAALKDCNMNPNEAVNRLLYLDPFHEVKSKREKKKEGKDISDSKPRSANNSSNRGSKNVLDRFHGRGGLTPNNSFGESSPLHGKSSFKKDNESAPYTSSLSSAHPASGKYESRGSFGFSTSAKNEVPLLGINEGMPSGAQPTSSCQSTWVGVPGRLSMADIVKMGRPPNKASNAANTTQHNVQVPIVAASHQMLHFSEDQMSKTHDSRVSSFQRVPTYDDWPSIETKTIPVTEYGVDFELNQEAPCVPFDIINRQSEADEVKETEDETSENPGSDDVDSLRNCVRRSIKGDNTRGGSEFENDLYEKMSYQPQGHDSEHLQAEGVDSVPSVTRNLQQLSVGMADRGFPLEGDTPSVVIPDHLQVHSADFSHLSFGSFRSGISATFCSGTMKSIPVKTNLGDALGKADVSSLGRPEIPDARNSEYFADDSLRNASDGSFSIRSDLHGQSYDASPASQPEDQKPENAEVAHGLQYSFPASKPSHAFADVQHLNASYNQTSSQMENLTPFSDHPYTNPLSSSLLAASVHPIRESDIQSSPFSLTQSTSCRYGNSISSIGVSEISMPEALKSSDLSSSQLGHQNLSGTSVATGPSLPYNLAVHPYSQPTLPLGPYGNMIGYPILPQSYTYMPSAFQQTFLGNSTYHQSLAEMLPQYKNSASFSSLPQSAAIASGYGGFGSTTTIPGNFPVNPPVTSSGTTLSYDDLLNSQFKDNHHLISLQQNENSPIWLHGGNSRTMSTVPANTYHSYQGQNQQLGGFRQGQQSSQSYGTVGHPTFYNSQTGMTLDHKNNSRDSSGSRGQLKQSQIWQSSY, from the exons ATGAATACAATCAAGGGAAGCGGCGTTGACAGTGGAGGCGGAGTCCAGGCGATACCCTCGGGGTCGCGAAGGATAGTGCAGAGTTTGAAGGAGATAGTGGGCTGTTCGGAGGCGGAGATCTATGCAGCACTCAAGGATTGTAATATGAATCCTAATGAAGCTGTCAATCGTCTTCTCTATCttg ATCCTTTTCATGAGGTGAAGAGCAAACGAGAGAAGAAAAAAGAG GGCAAGGATATCAGTGATTCTAAGCCTCGCAGTGCTAATAATTCTTCAAATCGAGGCAGCAAGAATGTTTTAGATCGATTTCATGGCCGTGGTGGTTTAACACCGAATAACTCTTTTGGTG AGTCCTCACCTTTGCATGGAAAGTCATCATTTAAGAAAGATAATGAATCAGCTCCTTACACGAGTTCACTATCGTCAGCACATCCTGCGTCGGGAAAATATGAAAGCAGAGGATCTTTTGGCTTCAG TACTTCTGCCAAAAATGAAGTGCCATTACTGGGCATAAATGAAGGTATGCCATCTGGTGCACAACCAACTTCTAGTTGTCAGTCTACCTGGGTGGGTGTTCCTGGTCGGTTGTCCATGGCTGACATTGTGAAGATGGGTAGACCGCCTAATAAAGCATCAAATGCTGCAAATACAACTCAGCACAATGTTCAGGTTCCTATTGTAGCGGCATCTCATCAAATGTTACATTTTTCTGAGGATCAAATGTCCAAAACCCACGACTCAAGAGTTTCTTCATTCCAACGTGTTCCCACCTATGATGATTGGCCTTCAATTGAGACGAAAACGATCCCTGTCACAGAGTATGGTGTGGATTTTGAGCTGAATCAGGAGGCACCTTGTGTTCCTTTTGACATTATCAATCGACAATCGGAGGCAGATGAGGTTAAGGAAACTGAAGATGAAACCTCCGAAAATCCTGGATCGGATGATGTGGATTCTCTTCGTAACTGTGTTAGGAGGAGTATTAAAGGTGACAATACAAGAGGTGGATCTGAATTTGAGAATGATTTGTACGAAAAGATGAGCTACCAGCCTCAAGGTCATGATTCTGAGCATCTTCAAG CTGAAGGTGTTGATTCAGTCCCATCAGTCACAAGAAACTTGCAACAACTAAGTGTTGGAATGGCTGATAGAGGGTTTCCGTTAGAGGGGGATACTCCTTCTGTGGTTATTCCAGATCATCTGCAGGTTCATTCTGCAGATTTTTCACACTTGAGTTTTGGTAGTTTTAGATCTGGCATTAGTGCTACATTTTGTTCTGGGACAATGAAGTCTATACCTGTAAAAACTAACTTGGGAGATGCACTCGGCAAGGCTGATGTTTCATCACTTGGGCGTCCAGAGATTCCAGACGCTAG AAATTCGGAGTACTTTGCTGATGATTCTCTTAGAAATGCTTCTGATGGTAGTTTTTCAATTAGAAGTGATCTACATGGTCAGAGCTATGATGCTTCTCCTGCTTCACAGCCAGAAGATCAGAAGCCTGAGAATGCTGAGGTGGCTCATGGATTGCAATATTCTTTTCCTGCTTCTAAACCTAGCCATGCCTTTGCTGATGTCCAACACTTAAATGCCTCTTATAATCAGACGAGCTCACAGATGGAAAATCTTACACCCTTTTCAGAT CATCCATACACAAATCCGTTGTCAAGCTCTCTGCTGGCTGCTAGTGTTCACCCCATTAGAGAATCTGATATTCAGTCCTCGCCGTTTTCTCTGACACAATCAACATCTTGTAGATACGGGAACTCTATCTCTTCCATCGGTGTTTCAGAAATTTCTATGCCCGAG GCACTGAAGAGTTCTGATCTCTCTTCTTCTCAGCTTGGTCACCAGAACCTTTCTGGAACAAGTGTTGCAACTGGACCTTCTCTACCTTATAACCTTGCGGTGCACCCATATTCTCAACCTACTCTTCCTCTGGGACCCTATGGCAATATGATTGGCTACCCCATCTTGCCTCAGAGCTATACGTACATGCCTTCTGCTTTTCAACAAACTTTTTTGGGTAACAGCACGTACCATCAGTCTCTGGCCGAGATGCTCCCTCAGTATAAAAATAGCGCTTCTTTCAGTAGTTTGCCTCAATCTGCTGCTATTGCTTCTGGATACGGTGGCTTTGGAAGTACCACAACAATTCCTGGAAACTTCCCTGTGAATCCACCTGTTACGTCGTCTGGGACAACTTTGAGCTACGATGATCTTTTGAATTCTCAGTTCAAGGACAACCACCACTTGATCTCGCTTCAGCAG AATGAGAACTCACCAATTTGGCTTCATGGAGGTAATTCGAGAACGATGTCGACTGTCCCAGCCAACACATATCACAGTTATCAAGGCCAAAATCAACAACTTGGTGGATTCAGGCAAGGTCAGCAGTCATCACAGAGTTATGGAACTGTAGGACACCCTACCTTCTACAATTCTCAGACCGGTATGACCCTCGATCATAAGAACAACTCAAGAGACAGCTCTGGCTCTCGAGGACAGCTTAAGCAGTCCCAAATCTGGCAGAGTAGCTACTAA